From the Bacillota bacterium genome, the window TTCTCTGGCAGCCTCCTTCAGCATCTGGATCGTCTCACCGTTCGGAAAAGTTTCCGCATACACTGGAAAACTCTTATTTTCGTGTGGACAGTTAAACATCTCGGGTAAGACTACCACCTGGCCGCCAGTTTGGGCGGCTGCTTTGATCATCGCTCTGGCTTGCTTGAGGTTAACTGTTTTATCATCCACGACTGTCAGCTGGCAAACCGCCAGTTTGAACTTATCCCGCATCTTGCCACTCCTTTTAATCCGCGACTATCTTAACCAGGACTTTTCTCGTCCTGGGACCGTCAAACTCACAAAAATAGATTCCCTGCCAGGTACCCAGCACCAGGCGTCCCGCTTCAATAAACACCACCTGAGAAGGCCCAAACAGGCTAGCCTTGATATGGGCATCAGAATTTCCTTCGGTGTGACGATACGCCAGGTCGTGCTGGGGAATAACCTGCTGCAGTTTCATCAGCAGGTCTGCAACCACATCTGGATCGGCATCCTCATTAATCGTCAGACCAGCGGTAGTATGAGGAACAAAGATATAGCAAACGCCACTGGTCACTCCACTTTCCCGTACCAGTTCCGCTATTCTTGAGGTAATATCAATCAATTCATTTCTCTGCCGGGTTTGCAAGGTTAAGGTTACCATCCATGTGCTCCCCCTTTATTTTCTCAATTACTTATAACCTTCTGCTCCGCAACCATTTCAGCTTGCGGCTCATCGGCTCGGGTTCGCGTCGTTAGATAAACACCAGTCAACACTAGGGCACCCCCGACCAGCACCAACCCCGTGATATTCTCGTCAAACAAGATGAGCGAGGTGACCAGCGCCACCAGTGGATTGAGATAGGTGAACATCGCCGTTTTCGCCGCCCCCAGCCGCTGCACTCCCCGATACCAGAAAAAGTAGCCGATTACTGAACAAGTCAAGGCTAAATAGCCCGCTGCCCCCCAGGTAGCCAGCGATAGAGTTGGTAACTGCTGTACAAAAGTCACTCTGGTCAGTGGCGTCGAAATAAAAGCCAGCGGCAGCAGCAGCAACGTCCCGAGCAAGGAAAGATAAGCCACCACAACGAAAGGGTCATATTTACCCACAACTCGCTTGCCGGCCAGGGTAAAACACGACCACATCACCGCGTTGAAGAGAATCAGCAGATCGCCCTTTAGAACCGACTCGCCATGGGTTAAGTAAAAATTCCCCTTAGTAATCAGCAAAAAGAGACCGACAAAGGCGACCAGCATCCCCACGTAATGCTGCCTCACCAGCCTTTCACCACCCACCCTGGCAGCCAAAAGGCCAGTGATGATCGGACTCGTCCCGATGATCAAAGCTGTGTTCACCGATGTGGTATGCGTCAAGCCATAGTATTGAACAACGAAATAGGCAGAAACCCCTAAGAAGCCCAACCAAACTAACCTCGGTAGATCCGCTAGTTCAATCCGCCACACATTCCGCCGCAGAAATATCAGCGCCACCCCGAACAGCAACGAAGCCAGGATAAACCGCAGAATGACCAGGTTAACCGGTAAGAGTTCACTCATGCCGATTTTCGCCGCCGCAAACGATGTCCCCCAAAAAAATGAGGTTAGAACCAGACCGAGGTAGGTTCCCAGATGCGAAACTTTAACGCCACCCCTGGCTGTCATTCATCCTTCTCCTCTTCACTAAACTGATTAATTCTACATATTATCATCATACACCGATTGTTCCCCCCGGGTAAAGACCATCACTAATGCCGCTCAAACCAAGCATCCCCATAATCTACAGGTATTTAACAGAAAAACCGTTTTTAAAGGAATTCCTTTGCACAGCAAGAAATAGGAATATATCTCAGAATTCTTTTAGACATCATCAGGAGGTTTGCCTTATGTCAAGTAACTTTTCGCTCAATATCGGTTTGTTTGCGCAAGCTCATCAAGCCAGTCGCCGATTGACGGTTTTTCGCCACTTCCTGACTGACCCAATTTTTCAGAATTTCATCCGCTTGCTCGACCTAGCTGGAGCTGCATCCCCAGACGCTGGTGAACTGACCGACCTCTACCACTATCTGGTTGGGCAGCTGGCTACTGCCAGCGAATCAGCTTGTCCTCCCATTGTGGGTGACGCCTGGCAGAACTATCTGTTAGACCTGATCCTTGATGCCGAAAACCCGTTCACCCGCCAGGCCGAACTGGGGCCGAACGTTAAGGGTTCTTTACTTGAGGCTGCTCGCAACGACCTTCAGTGCCTGGAGCAATTGTTCCGGCTTGACACCCGCATGGTCCGCCAGACCATTGCCGAGATCGTAAATTTTCTTCCCAGCCCAACTGACAGACAAGCCCCAGTTTCCCCAGTTTCAGAGTGGCCATTATGGGACAACTTTTATAATCAGGCCAGGAATTCTTTGGTCATTCCCAACAGTCGGGAACGGTGGCAAATCAAGCAGCTTCTGTTCAGAACCATAGACTGGAGGACCTGCCTCGACGACCTGATAAGTTACTACACTGCCGGCGGGGTCGGCCTGTTCGGCCGCTACCGGGCTTTCCGCTGGGTACGCCACAATTCTCAGAGTGAATTTCAACCAGTTCCCGAACCTGATCCCGTTCGGTTGGATGATCTGATCGGCTATGAAGCTGAAAAAAATGAGATCCGGCGCAATACCGAGAAGCTGCTCCGCGGTTACCCGGCCAACAATATTTTACTCTACGGCGACCGGGGTACCGGCAAATCCTCGACCGTGAAAGCCCTGGTCAACGAATATGGTGACCAGGGACTACGCCTGATCGAGGTGCCCAAACAGTATCTGACTGATTTTCCCGTCATCATCCAGCACCTAAGGCGCCGGCCCCAGTGTTTCATTCTCTTTGTCGATGACCTCTCGTTTGAGGAGCACGAAGTGGAATACAAAGACCTTAAAGCCATTCTCGAGGGCGGTCTGGAATCCCGTCCATCCAATGTCCTGATTTACGCCACTTCCAACCGCCGGCACCTGATCAAGGAGAGACTGAGCGACCGGCAGATTACGGCCGAATTAGGTGCCGATGATGAAGTCCGCCGTAATGATACCGTTCAGGAAAAACTTTCGCTGGCCGACCGGTTCGGCATGACCATTATTTTCCCCTCACCCGATCAAGACAGGTACCTGGCCATAGTAGAAGGTCTGGCCAAACAGCGCGGCTTGCGAATCAGCCGTGATGACCTCCGCCGCCGGGCCCTGCAGTGGGAAGTCTGGCATAACGGCCGCTCGGGGCGGACAGCCCGCCAGTTTATCGATCACCTGACGGGTGAATTAGCCCTGGATGTTTATTAGTTGTACCCTTTAATATCTTGTTTAAACAATTAAAAACTGGACAACCTAACGTTGGGAGGTGCTTTGGTTGAAAAAGAAAGCAACCACTACGAGTTGGGTTGTGACCGGACTCGGAGCAGCCGTCACGGGACTTGGTGCGACCATGTTAGGCAGCCGCTTTGGGGCTGGCGTTATGGGGTTTGGCCTGGCCCACGTGACTCTGGGCCTGCTTGACATGCTGCGACCAAGCGTCCGGGATTAGTGGTTACCCTCCCTTAAACGGCGTCAAGGTCTGACTTTGGCGCCGTTTCTACATCAGGGAAGTAATATCCACACTGATAATCCCTTAAGTTCAATAATCTGACAATTAATTAATTCACAATCCATCTTGCCAGTAGGGCTTAAATAGGTTATAATTATGTTTGCCTTGATCTTTAAGTTAACCTCCTTATGGGGTAATGAAAGTTCAAGAGTATGCCCCGAAAGGAGGTTTACAATGTTTCAGGACAAATATTTAACCTGCAAAGATTGCGGAAACGAGTTCCTTTTCTCTGCAGCAGAACAAGAATTCTACGCAGAAAAAGGGTTTACAAACGAACCAGGTCGCTGCCCAGCGTGCCGACAAGCTCGTAAACAACGCAGTGCTGGCAGTACCCGTTCCCGCAATGAACGCCCAAGGTACAGAGCGATCTGTGCATCTTGCGGTCAGGAAACAACTGTCCCGTTTGAGCCCACCGCCGGCCGACCGATCTACTGCCGGGATTGCTTCCAGCAACAACCGCGGCGAAGATACGCCTACTAATTACTAAATCAATACTGGAGATTACTTTGAAGGCCGAAGGATTAAACCTTCGGCCTTTGATTTGCCAAAAAAGTTTCTTTACTTAACCAAATGAGCAAATGTGGTGTGTTCATTCTGTGATAATGTCACCTGAAATATTCTCTAGAAAATGTCACTTCGGTTAAAATGAAAGGAAGCAGCAGAGATTTTAAGCCTAAGCGAACGCCAGGTAAAACGCATTAAAAATGGGGTCAAGGAATATGGCGAGGCGTTCGTAATCCACAAAAATAGAGGCCGGAAACCTCCGCATGCTTTAACTGATGGGGTTAAAAACTTAGTTGTCAATCTTAAAAAATCGGAGAAATACTCCAAAGCCAATTTTTCGCATTTTCAGGAACTGCTTGAGGAATATGAATCTATTAGCCTTAGCAAGCCTTCGGTCTACAGAAATAGTTGTGTCAAATGGGTTTTCCCGTTATGTAAAGCTTTACATAATGGCAAAACGCACCTAGCTATTGCCATTGCCTTTTCCGTGTGCCGCAAAGGTAAACGGGTTCGCTTTACCACCGCAGCCAACCTGGTAAACGAGCTGTTGGCTGCCGAAGAACACCATGAATTATTGCGCTTGCAAAGAGTCTGGAAAAAATACGATTTAGTTGTAATCGACGAACTCGGCTACGTTCCCTTTATGTGATCGCTAAAATAAAAGTGGCTCTTCCGCACTTTTGATGCCAATTAGACAAGTTTATTATGAGGCTACCCTCAACAACTTGTTGATTCCTTCTACGGGACCCTGGCTCCATGATTCGGTTAAACCAGCATAAACAGCAGCAAAATCTTTGTTCAGGGAGACAGCAAAACGCTTGAGCTCCGGAATCCCGCTGTTATGCACGGCATTTAGCCACGCTGGGAGAACATGTCCAGCTCGATGCCGTACCATGGTATGAAATAAGTGCACCAGCGTATACCCCCGTTGCAGTTCAGCGTTAGTCCTAAGAAGTTGAGTCAATAGCTCACTTACGTTCCGGGGCAGGTCTGGTATTAGCAAATGCCAGCGATCCGCTACTTGACGCGCCCAGGGCGCACCATGTGGATGTTAAATGATAAAAGCCAAAAGTGGTGGCCACAAAAACAGGTTGCTAATAGTTGCCATAATCTACCATATTTCTGTATCAAAAGTGCGGAAGAGCCACTTTCGTATTGATGATCGCACGCGCCACCCTGGTTGGTGCCGTCTTTGGCCATACGCATCACCTCACTTTTCTGCAAACTCTGCCGGGGAATATGCCCTATTTGAAACCGCGATTTTTTCACGCGTGACCGCACGCCCGCTCTGCGGCGCACAATATTTTTAGAATTTACCGCCCCTACTAGATATTTTATATCGCACTATATCAATAGCACATTTTTTATTGACATATTCGCACTATTTTAATATACTATAAGTGCAAAACTATACCCAAACCGGAAAGGAGGGTCTTACTTTGATTATTACTGCTACGGAGTTGAAAACAAATATCGGTAAATACCTTCAACTTGCCGAAACACAAGATATCATCATCACAAAAAACAACAAGCCGATTGTTAAGCTAACCAGCTTGCGCGAAAACAAACTCAATATTCTTAATGACCTCGTCGGCATCGTTAAAGACGACGGCTACACGCTGGATGATGCCAGAAAGGATAGGTTATCCAGGCAATGAGGATACTGATTGACACCAATATCGTTCTTGATGTCTTATTGCGCCGCACTGATTTTTTTGATGCGTCTTATAATGTGTTAAAACTGTCCGCTCTCGACAAAGCTGAAGCCTTAGTTACCGCCAACACTATTACCGATATCTATTACATCTTGCAGCGTGCAAACAAAGATCATGCAAAATCTAAGGAAGCCATCGTTAAGTTGCTGAATCTAGTCAGCATCGCCGATGTCCTTGCATCGGATGTTATGAATACATTATCAAGCAAAATAACGGATTTTGAAGACGCTCTCGTCGGAACCATTGCTAAAAGAGTAAAAGCTGATTACATCGTCACCCGCAATGTAAAAGATTTTCATAATTCTCCGGTACCTGCTATCGACCCAAAAGACTTTCTTGCGCAATTTGGCAACAGAGAATAACTCTTTGATTTCCTTCGGAACAGGTGGTCGGAATGGGTTGGAATATGCATTTCCTCCCCCGCCCACGGAAACATATCCAATTCCTCCCAAAAGCCCATAAAGCCTTGCACTGCAAGGCTTTATGGGCTGTGTTTTCTTTTGAGCGATACTACAACCTCGATGTGCCCTGATGGTATGAAAAAGATACCGTTTGAAGCTGGTGTCCTTTTTACGTCAGGGTATATCTAAGAAAAAGTCGCCCAAGAATGTGATTTTTTGCTACCTGATTTACTTACAATAATTGTATTGAATAAAACCTTCAAAAGCGTATTCATCTCTTGAAGGCTTTATTCAATACAATTTTTCATCTCAGGGATACTCCAAGTGTTTTTATAGCTTTGAGCAATTTACTCCAGTGAATTGGGTACCTATTGCTTCCGTGTATTTTCAATGATTTCCCATTAAGAAAAGAAACAATCAATTCCCATTGCGTTCCGTCCAAAACATGTGGATCAATGTAGCGTTTCTTCCAGTCGGCAATATAACAGCGGTAAAGTCTATGTATGAACGATAACCATTCATCTGCGCTAAGTTGTTTTTCTATTGTTTCCGATTCAAGAAGGTTACTGGGCAAGCATACCATTACGGCACCGCTTTCGGTCTTTGTAACTGTTAATGACTGATAGCCATCAAAGCAACCTCCAATGCAGAAATGGAAAGAAGTCGTTTCGACTTCCAGAGCAGCTGTTGGTGCTCCAAAGTCCTTTTTACACTTATTGCAGTGATACGCAGGGTCGCACTCGGTGATGCAGCACCCGCCAAGTACGATCTCCCCCTTGCTTAGCTGTTCTTCTAGTTTGGGACCCATCGCAGGCATACCATATAGAATTTTTGCTACTTTCTTCGATCCACATCGCGGACAAATCCTACTTACCATAATCTTTTAACCCCGCATAGTGTTGACGTATTGCTTGGCCCAACCCACTGAAATCACTTTTGATTGCGCCCAGGCTAATTAGACGATTTAAACTGATCGATTTCTGGTTACCTATCGCTTGATCCAGTGCCTTCGACGACAACGTGAAAAACTCCCATTGGCTCAGGTCGAGCGGATTAAGCGTATCCTGATTCTTATGTTTCAGCACACAAAACACATAAACATCGGCTTGCCGCAAGAGAGAATCATCGTATGTATTTTCTTTGCTGTCCCACGCATGAGTAGGACGGATGCCAAAGCGAATCTGAGAAAGCTCTTTTTGTGCCCATGATTGCAAGTAAGCGGATGC encodes:
- a CDS encoding YjbQ family protein; this translates as MVTLTLQTRQRNELIDITSRIAELVRESGVTSGVCYIFVPHTTAGLTINEDADPDVVADLLMKLQQVIPQHDLAYRHTEGNSDAHIKASLFGPSQVVFIEAGRLVLGTWQGIYFCEFDGPRTRKVLVKIVAD
- a CDS encoding ATP-binding protein, which produces MSSNFSLNIGLFAQAHQASRRLTVFRHFLTDPIFQNFIRLLDLAGAASPDAGELTDLYHYLVGQLATASESACPPIVGDAWQNYLLDLILDAENPFTRQAELGPNVKGSLLEAARNDLQCLEQLFRLDTRMVRQTIAEIVNFLPSPTDRQAPVSPVSEWPLWDNFYNQARNSLVIPNSRERWQIKQLLFRTIDWRTCLDDLISYYTAGGVGLFGRYRAFRWVRHNSQSEFQPVPEPDPVRLDDLIGYEAEKNEIRRNTEKLLRGYPANNILLYGDRGTGKSSTVKALVNEYGDQGLRLIEVPKQYLTDFPVIIQHLRRRPQCFILFVDDLSFEEHEVEYKDLKAILEGGLESRPSNVLIYATSNRRHLIKERLSDRQITAELGADDEVRRNDTVQEKLSLADRFGMTIIFPSPDQDRYLAIVEGLAKQRGLRISRDDLRRRALQWEVWHNGRSGRTARQFIDHLTGELALDVY
- a CDS encoding ATP-binding protein; amino-acid sequence: MLEEYESISLSKPSVYRNSCVKWVFPLCKALHNGKTHLAIAIAFSVCRKGKRVRFTTAANLVNELLAAEEHHELLRLQRVWKKYDLVVIDELGYVPFM
- a CDS encoding type II toxin-antitoxin system Phd/YefM family antitoxin gives rise to the protein MIITATELKTNIGKYLQLAETQDIIITKNNKPIVKLTSLRENKLNILNDLVGIVKDDGYTLDDARKDRLSRQ
- a CDS encoding DMT family transporter; the protein is MTARGGVKVSHLGTYLGLVLTSFFWGTSFAAAKIGMSELLPVNLVILRFILASLLFGVALIFLRRNVWRIELADLPRLVWLGFLGVSAYFVVQYYGLTHTTSVNTALIIGTSPIITGLLAARVGGERLVRQHYVGMLVAFVGLFLLITKGNFYLTHGESVLKGDLLILFNAVMWSCFTLAGKRVVGKYDPFVVVAYLSLLGTLLLLPLAFISTPLTRVTFVQQLPTLSLATWGAAGYLALTCSVIGYFFWYRGVQRLGAAKTAMFTYLNPLVALVTSLILFDENITGLVLVGGALVLTGVYLTTRTRADEPQAEMVAEQKVISN
- a CDS encoding zinc-binding protein, whose product is MFQDKYLTCKDCGNEFLFSAAEQEFYAEKGFTNEPGRCPACRQARKQRSAGSTRSRNERPRYRAICASCGQETTVPFEPTAGRPIYCRDCFQQQPRRRYAY
- a CDS encoding PIN domain-containing protein, with translation MRILIDTNIVLDVLLRRTDFFDASYNVLKLSALDKAEALVTANTITDIYYILQRANKDHAKSKEAIVKLLNLVSIADVLASDVMNTLSSKITDFEDALVGTIAKRVKADYIVTRNVKDFHNSPVPAIDPKDFLAQFGNRE
- a CDS encoding transposase; its protein translation is MLIPDLPRNVSELLTQLLRTNAELQRGYTLVHLFHTMVRHRAGHVLPAWLNAVHNSGIPELKRFAVSLNKDFAAVYAGLTESWSQGPVEGINKLLRVAS